From the genome of bacterium, one region includes:
- a CDS encoding ATP-dependent DNA ligase — protein MTSSAFSALAQTLEDVSGVSSTSAKIERLAAYLTTLDDDDLRRACPYLTGAVFPPGDPRRLQVGWALIADVLTGLTGASEDELRRVYLAHGDLGETASALVSRRPPSPSLFPRPLTLGAAAEAFAAIAAAQGPASRRIKHEALRALFRDATPAEVKFLVKILTADLRIGLRGGLLLPAIARAFGRAPEAVRQAALLIADPGEVAVRARADTLDRVTLAPGSPFRFMLAGSIAAIDEAFVPGAPPLLVEDKYDGIRVQIHRTADRLVVYSRTLDDVTAAYPELHPGLSALAATYLLDGEIVAWRGDRPLPFARLQRRLGRQNPGALAQEIPVVLMTFDLLHLDGRDLLRDPQEGRRAVMAGLGWGDTVRMSRATLAATPAEAEVRFRQAREAGHEGIVLKRPDGPYQPGRRGRWWLKWKPGLATLDVVVVAAEYGHGKRARVLSDYTFAVRDGSRLATIGKAYSGLTDAEIGRLTQWFLAHTVNDLGRVRLVEPRIVLEVAFDKIMASARHTSGFALRFPRIVRLRDDKPPEEINTLDDVRDLCRRSGGEDGGRGGKERRSEA, from the coding sequence ATGACGTCCTCCGCGTTTTCCGCGCTGGCGCAGACCTTAGAGGATGTGTCGGGGGTCTCGTCCACCTCGGCGAAAATCGAGCGGCTCGCCGCCTACCTCACAACCCTGGACGACGACGACCTCCGGCGGGCCTGTCCCTACCTCACCGGCGCGGTGTTCCCGCCAGGCGATCCGCGCCGCCTCCAGGTTGGCTGGGCGCTGATCGCCGATGTCCTGACGGGGTTGACGGGAGCGAGCGAGGACGAGCTTCGCCGCGTCTACCTGGCCCACGGCGACCTCGGCGAGACCGCGAGCGCGCTGGTGTCGCGCCGCCCTCCGTCCCCCTCGTTGTTTCCCCGCCCGCTGACGCTCGGCGCGGCGGCGGAGGCGTTTGCCGCCATCGCCGCCGCGCAGGGTCCTGCGTCCCGCCGGATCAAGCATGAGGCGCTGCGGGCGCTGTTCCGAGATGCGACCCCGGCCGAGGTCAAGTTCCTGGTGAAGATCCTCACCGCCGACCTGCGGATCGGGCTGCGGGGAGGTCTGCTCCTGCCCGCCATCGCGCGCGCCTTCGGCCGCGCGCCGGAGGCGGTGCGGCAGGCCGCGCTGCTGATCGCCGACCCGGGGGAGGTGGCGGTTCGCGCGCGCGCGGACACCCTGGACCGCGTCACGCTGGCGCCGGGGTCTCCGTTTCGCTTCATGCTCGCGGGATCGATCGCCGCGATCGACGAAGCGTTTGTCCCGGGCGCCCCTCCGCTCCTCGTGGAGGACAAGTACGACGGCATCCGGGTCCAGATCCACCGCACCGCCGATCGGCTGGTCGTCTACTCGAGGACGCTCGACGACGTGACCGCGGCCTACCCCGAGCTCCACCCGGGCCTCTCGGCCCTCGCCGCCACCTACCTGCTCGACGGCGAGATCGTCGCCTGGCGGGGGGACCGGCCGCTGCCCTTCGCCCGGCTCCAACGCCGGCTGGGGCGGCAGAATCCGGGGGCGCTGGCTCAGGAAATCCCCGTCGTCCTGATGACGTTCGACCTGCTCCACCTCGATGGGCGCGATTTGTTGCGCGACCCGCAGGAGGGACGGCGGGCGGTGATGGCCGGCCTGGGGTGGGGCGACACCGTGCGGATGAGCCGGGCCACCCTCGCCGCCACCCCCGCGGAGGCGGAGGTCAGGTTCCGACAGGCCCGCGAGGCGGGGCACGAGGGGATCGTTCTGAAGCGGCCCGACGGGCCCTACCAGCCCGGCCGACGGGGGCGCTGGTGGCTGAAGTGGAAGCCGGGGTTGGCCACCCTCGACGTGGTCGTCGTGGCGGCGGAGTACGGGCACGGCAAGCGGGCGCGGGTGCTGTCCGATTATACTTTTGCCGTGCGCGACGGGAGCCGGTTGGCCACCATCGGCAAGGCCTACTCGGGGTTGACCGACGCGGAGATCGGCCGCCTGACGCAGTGGTTCCTCGCTCACACGGTCAACGATCTCGGCCGCGTCCGGTTGGTCGAGCCGCGGATCGTGCTGGAAGTGGCGTTCGACAAGATCATGGCCAGCGCGCGCCACACCTCAGGGTTCGCCCTCCGCTTTCCGCGAATCGTCCGCCTCAGAGACGACAAGCCCCCCGAGGAAATCAACACGCTGGACGATGTGCGCGATCTCTGCCGCCGGAGCGGAGGCGAGGACGGCGGGCGGGGAGGAAAGGAGCGCCGTTCCGAGGCGTAG
- a CDS encoding nodulation protein NfeD, with protein sequence MLRLARVGAGLQSFIFVVPIVLTLWAASAAPGAGSPSASSAQSSVVDVVHLVGVVSPSTARYVIRGIREAEQSGAQALLIEVDTPGGLLKSMDDMTRAMLNANVPTVVYVYPSGSRAASAGVFISYAATIAAMAPTTHLGAAHPVGVGNGGTSPEGKTLIAKVTNDAVAQIRGFAERRGRNADWAEKAVRESVSITETQALHLHVIDLIADTPGDLLAKLDGREVETASGKRRLHTLGARLVDVPMDVTEQFLGLLSDPNIGFILMTMAIYGIIFELSNPGSVFPGVIGGLALILALASFAVLEVNVAGLFLIGFALILFIADIKVPSHGVLTAGGLVSFVLGSLLLTERQAPFLRISLTLILSMAAVTGGFFAFAVGAGIRAQTRKVQTGREGLVGATGVVRSDLNPSGTVFVQGELWSAESLDGSIPVGGRVRVARVDGLRLQVKREEASAP encoded by the coding sequence ATGTTGCGGCTCGCCCGGGTGGGCGCCGGTCTCCAAAGCTTCATCTTCGTTGTTCCGATCGTCTTGACGCTGTGGGCCGCGTCCGCCGCCCCCGGGGCGGGGAGCCCGTCCGCCTCTTCCGCCCAGTCCTCGGTCGTGGACGTGGTCCATCTGGTCGGCGTCGTCTCGCCCTCCACGGCCCGGTACGTCATCCGCGGCATCCGGGAGGCGGAGCAGAGCGGTGCCCAGGCCCTGCTCATCGAGGTGGACACTCCCGGCGGGCTGCTGAAATCCATGGACGACATGACCCGGGCGATGCTGAACGCCAACGTGCCGACGGTGGTCTATGTCTATCCCAGCGGGTCCCGCGCCGCCTCCGCCGGCGTCTTCATCAGCTACGCGGCCACCATCGCCGCGATGGCGCCGACCACCCACCTGGGCGCGGCGCACCCCGTGGGGGTCGGCAACGGGGGGACGAGCCCCGAGGGCAAGACGCTCATCGCCAAGGTGACCAACGACGCGGTGGCGCAGATTCGGGGGTTCGCCGAGCGGCGCGGCCGCAATGCGGACTGGGCGGAGAAGGCGGTCCGCGAGAGCGTGTCGATCACCGAGACCCAGGCGCTCCACCTCCACGTCATCGACCTCATCGCCGATACCCCGGGAGATCTGCTCGCCAAACTTGACGGGCGGGAGGTCGAGACCGCCTCGGGCAAGCGCCGCCTGCACACCCTGGGGGCACGGCTGGTCGATGTGCCGATGGACGTGACCGAGCAGTTTCTCGGGCTGCTGAGCGACCCGAACATCGGGTTCATCCTGATGACGATGGCGATCTATGGGATCATCTTCGAGCTCAGCAACCCGGGATCGGTGTTCCCCGGCGTGATCGGCGGGCTCGCCCTCATCCTCGCCTTGGCATCGTTTGCGGTGCTCGAGGTGAACGTGGCGGGGCTGTTCCTGATCGGGTTCGCGCTGATCCTGTTTATCGCCGACATCAAAGTGCCGAGCCACGGCGTCCTGACCGCGGGGGGCCTGGTGTCATTTGTGCTCGGGTCGCTGCTCCTCACCGAGCGCCAGGCGCCGTTTCTGAGAATCAGCCTGACCCTGATCCTCTCGATGGCCGCGGTCACCGGTGGGTTCTTCGCCTTCGCGGTCGGCGCCGGGATCCGGGCGCAGACGCGGAAGGTGCAGACCGGCCGGGAAGGGCTGGTCGGCGCGACCGGCGTGGTGCGCAGCGACCTCAACCCGTCCGGGACGGTGTTCGTGCAGGGCGAGTTGTGGAGCGCCGAGAGCCTTGATGGGTCCATCCCCGTCGGCGGCCGGGTGCGGGTGGCCCGCGTCGACGGGCTGCGCCTGCAGGTGAAACGGGAGGAGGCGTCCGCGCCATGA
- a CDS encoding SPFH domain-containing protein: protein MTILGFVGPVIIILVIAFFSLLSSVVKIAREYERGVIFRLGRLLQAKGPGVILLIPIVDRMIKIDLRVVTLDVPRQEMMTRDNVPVTVDAVVYFRVVNPEDAVAKVENFSKATYLVAQTTLRSVLGQHELDELLSQRDRINLQLQQVIDVQTEPWGIKVALVEVRDVILPDTMKRAMAKQAETERERRAKVINAEGEFQAAERLVQAAEKISTQPVALQLRFLQALTEVAAEHNSTIIFPVPIDLITPFLKKAQDDRRT, encoded by the coding sequence ATGACCATCCTCGGGTTCGTGGGTCCGGTGATCATCATCCTCGTGATCGCCTTCTTCTCCCTGCTGTCCTCGGTGGTCAAGATCGCCCGGGAGTACGAGCGCGGCGTCATCTTCCGGCTCGGCCGGCTGCTCCAGGCCAAGGGACCGGGGGTGATTCTCCTGATCCCGATCGTCGACCGCATGATCAAGATCGACCTGCGCGTGGTGACCCTGGACGTGCCCCGGCAGGAGATGATGACCCGAGACAATGTCCCGGTGACCGTGGATGCCGTCGTCTACTTCCGGGTGGTGAACCCCGAGGACGCGGTGGCGAAGGTGGAAAACTTTTCCAAGGCCACGTACCTCGTCGCCCAGACCACCCTGCGCAGCGTCCTCGGGCAACACGAACTCGACGAGCTGCTCAGCCAGCGCGACCGGATCAACCTGCAGCTGCAGCAGGTGATCGACGTCCAGACCGAGCCCTGGGGGATCAAGGTCGCCCTCGTCGAGGTCCGGGACGTGATCCTCCCCGATACGATGAAGCGGGCGATGGCGAAACAGGCGGAGACCGAGCGGGAGCGGCGCGCCAAGGTCATCAACGCCGAGGGGGAATTTCAGGCCGCGGAGCGGCTCGTCCAGGCGGCGGAGAAGATCTCCACCCAACCGGTGGCCCTTCAGCTCCGCTTTCTTCAGGCGCTCACCGAGGTCGCGGCGGAGCACAACTCGACGATCATCTTTCCCGTCCCGATCGACCTCATCACCCCTTTCCTGAAGAAAGCCCAAGACGACCGGCGCACCTAG
- the tsaE gene encoding tRNA (adenosine(37)-N6)-threonylcarbamoyltransferase complex ATPase subunit type 1 TsaE gives MGGSRAGGTPAPDAALVICTHSAEETQHVGEALGVALRGVAAGEAAVLALGGPLGAGKTCLVQGLARGLGVSGAVRSPTFTLIHEHRGAIPLVHVDLYRLDAPDLEGLGLEELLDRPGVVAIEWAERATGVLPPAHLLIALSFGGGDSDRCLRLRPFGGRYERLVAAVRGCGSWR, from the coding sequence ATGGGAGGATCCCGGGCCGGAGGCACGCCGGCCCCCGACGCCGCGTTGGTAATCTGCACGCACAGCGCCGAAGAGACCCAGCACGTCGGCGAGGCCCTAGGGGTGGCGCTGCGGGGGGTCGCGGCGGGGGAGGCGGCCGTCCTGGCGCTCGGCGGTCCCCTCGGAGCTGGAAAGACCTGCCTCGTGCAGGGCCTCGCCCGCGGGCTCGGAGTTTCGGGCGCGGTCCGCAGCCCAACCTTTACGCTGATCCACGAACACCGGGGGGCGATCCCGCTCGTGCACGTCGACCTCTACCGGCTGGACGCGCCCGACCTGGAGGGGTTGGGCCTTGAGGAGCTCCTCGACCGTCCCGGCGTTGTCGCGATCGAGTGGGCGGAACGGGCAACCGGCGTGCTCCCTCCGGCGCACCTCCTGATCGCGCTGAGCTTCGGAGGCGGGGACTCCGACCGGTGCCTGCGCCTCCGCCCCTTCGGTGGGCGCTACGAACGGCTGGTGGCGGCGGTTCGCGGATGCGGCTCCTGGCGATAG
- the tsaB gene encoding tRNA (adenosine(37)-N6)-threonylcarbamoyltransferase complex dimerization subunit type 1 TsaB: MRLLAIETATSVASVAVVDDSGVLAEAVLRSPMRHLEWLLPVAGQLLEQLDLEPAAIQGLAVSRGPGGFTGLRIGIATAAGWAKAGRVPLVGVDTLEALACVPGVPGLILPVLDAHRGEVAGALYRLERAGRPVCLLPPLVASPEAFAAEVAAHTGPLLLVGDALARYGARLRAALGDRARAAAADVHPRAAAVGVLALPRLSRGERVDPDTLAPVYGRRPVVWPRQETPGRGGNPP, encoded by the coding sequence ATGCGGCTCCTGGCGATAGAGACCGCCACCTCGGTGGCGAGCGTCGCCGTCGTCGACGACTCCGGGGTGCTCGCCGAGGCGGTGCTGCGCTCGCCGATGCGCCACCTGGAATGGCTGCTCCCGGTCGCCGGCCAGCTCCTCGAACAGCTCGACCTCGAGCCGGCGGCGATTCAGGGGCTCGCGGTCAGCCGCGGCCCCGGGGGATTCACCGGGCTCCGGATCGGGATCGCCACCGCGGCGGGCTGGGCGAAGGCCGGCCGGGTCCCGCTCGTCGGCGTGGACACGCTGGAGGCGCTTGCCTGCGTCCCGGGCGTTCCGGGGTTGATCCTCCCGGTGCTGGACGCGCATCGTGGTGAGGTCGCCGGCGCGCTCTATCGCCTGGAGCGGGCCGGCCGCCCGGTGTGCCTCCTTCCGCCGCTCGTGGCGTCGCCCGAGGCGTTCGCGGCCGAGGTCGCCGCGCACACCGGGCCGCTGCTGCTCGTCGGGGACGCGCTCGCGCGGTACGGCGCGAGGCTTCGCGCCGCGCTGGGAGATCGTGCGCGGGCAGCGGCGGCGGACGTGCACCCGCGTGCGGCGGCGGTGGGGGTGCTGGCCCTCCCGAGGCTCTCCCGCGGGGAGCGCGTCGATCCGGACACGCTCGCGCCCGTCTACGGCCGCCGTCCGGTGGTGTGGCCGAGGCAGGAAACGCCGGGGAGGGGGGGAAATCCCCCGTGA
- the rimI gene encoding ribosomal protein S18-alanine N-acetyltransferase: MVITNQVTIRPMRLEDIGGVLEIEQMSFSVPWPRDAYRNELQENRLAFYFVAREMHRTVGYAGMWVILDEAHVTTIAVDPLYRRQRIGERLLVTLIDEALRRGARWITLEVRKSNLGAQYLYRKYGFKDIGIRKGYYSDNHEDAIVMWTGNLLEEAFQGRYRTHRAGLDLESS; the protein is encoded by the coding sequence ATGGTGATCACCAACCAAGTAACCATTCGGCCGATGCGGCTGGAGGACATCGGGGGAGTGCTCGAGATCGAGCAGATGTCCTTTTCGGTGCCGTGGCCGCGCGATGCCTATCGCAACGAACTGCAGGAGAACCGCCTCGCCTTCTACTTCGTCGCCCGCGAGATGCACCGGACCGTCGGATACGCGGGGATGTGGGTGATCCTGGACGAGGCGCACGTCACCACGATCGCGGTCGATCCGCTCTATCGGCGCCAGCGCATCGGGGAGCGGCTCCTCGTCACCCTGATCGACGAAGCGCTGCGGCGGGGGGCGCGCTGGATCACGCTCGAAGTCCGCAAGTCCAACCTGGGCGCCCAATACCTCTACCGGAAGTACGGGTTCAAGGACATCGGCATTCGCAAGGGATACTACAGCGACAACCACGAGGACGCCATCGTGATGTGGACCGGAAACCTCTTGGAGGAGGCATTCCAGGGGCGGTACCGCACCCACCGCGCCGGTTTGGATCTGGAGTCGTCCTGA
- the tsaD gene encoding tRNA (adenosine(37)-N6)-threonylcarbamoyltransferase complex transferase subunit TsaD — protein sequence METSCDETSAAVLVDGRLRANIVASQVDLHARYGGVVPELASRRHLERLGPVIDEALAAAGLALDAIEAVAVTCGPGLAGALTVGVAAAKGLAFAGGRSLIGVNHLEGHIYADFLAHPDLPLPALVLIVSGAHTDLVLMAGHGRYEVLGRTRDDAAGEAFDKVARALGLGYPGGPAIDRLARAGRPDAVKLPLPFATEASLDFSFSGLKTAVVRTLAARGEGPLPDGFAADVAAAFQGNLVEVLVAKTTRAARGRGIRAILLVGGVAANSHLRSRMADAASRLGVPCYVPPAGLCTDNAGMIAAAGASRLARGLRSSWRLGAYADLELDRETPETEELLISQ from the coding sequence ATCGAGACGTCCTGCGATGAAACCTCGGCGGCCGTGCTGGTGGACGGCCGGCTGCGGGCGAACATCGTCGCCTCCCAGGTCGATCTCCACGCGCGCTACGGCGGCGTCGTCCCGGAGCTGGCCTCGCGCCGCCACCTGGAACGGCTCGGCCCGGTCATCGATGAGGCGCTGGCCGCCGCCGGCCTCGCACTGGATGCGATCGAGGCGGTCGCGGTCACGTGCGGGCCCGGGCTCGCCGGGGCGCTCACCGTGGGGGTCGCCGCGGCGAAGGGCCTGGCGTTCGCCGGCGGCCGCTCCCTGATCGGGGTGAACCATCTCGAGGGGCACATCTACGCGGACTTCCTCGCCCACCCCGATCTCCCGCTCCCGGCGCTCGTCCTGATCGTGTCGGGCGCGCACACCGACCTGGTCCTGATGGCCGGTCACGGCCGCTACGAGGTGCTCGGCCGGACCCGGGACGACGCGGCGGGCGAGGCCTTCGACAAGGTGGCGCGGGCGCTCGGGCTGGGGTACCCGGGAGGGCCGGCGATCGACCGGCTGGCCAGGGCGGGGCGGCCGGATGCGGTGAAGCTTCCGCTGCCCTTTGCGACGGAGGCGAGCCTCGACTTCTCGTTCAGCGGGCTCAAGACGGCGGTGGTCCGAACGCTCGCCGCTCGGGGAGAGGGTCCGCTGCCGGACGGATTTGCCGCGGATGTCGCGGCCGCGTTTCAGGGGAATCTCGTGGAGGTGCTGGTGGCGAAGACCACCCGGGCGGCACGGGGACGGGGGATCCGCGCGATCCTCCTCGTTGGCGGTGTCGCCGCAAACTCGCACCTCCGCTCCCGGATGGCCGACGCCGCATCGCGCCTCGGGGTTCCGTGCTACGTTCCCCCGGCCGGGCTGTGCACCGATAACGCCGGGATGATCGCGGCGGCGGGGGCCAGCCGGCTGGCGCGTGGGCTCCGGTCGTCGTGGCGGCTCGGCGCCTACGCGGATCTGGAGCTCGACCGCGAGACGCCCGAGACCGAGGAGCTCCTTATTTCTCAGTAG
- the groES gene encoding co-chaperone GroES, translated as MNLKPLGDRIVVKVIEELERTKGGIVLPDTAKEKPQEAEAIAVGPGGRNEKGDRVPMEVKVGDRVIFAKYSGTEFKQDDEEYLILRESDVLAVVTREKVKARA; from the coding sequence ATGAACCTCAAGCCTCTCGGAGATCGAATCGTGGTGAAGGTGATCGAGGAACTGGAGCGGACGAAGGGCGGCATCGTGTTGCCCGACACCGCCAAGGAGAAGCCGCAGGAGGCCGAGGCCATCGCGGTCGGGCCGGGCGGGCGCAACGAAAAAGGCGACCGCGTGCCGATGGAGGTCAAGGTCGGGGACCGGGTGATTTTTGCGAAGTACTCCGGCACCGAGTTCAAGCAGGACGACGAGGAGTACCTGATTCTGAGGGAGAGCGACGTGCTCGCGGTCGTGACGCGCGAGAAGGTTAAGGCGAGAGCCTAG
- the groL gene encoding chaperonin GroEL (60 kDa chaperone family; promotes refolding of misfolded polypeptides especially under stressful conditions; forms two stacked rings of heptamers to form a barrel-shaped 14mer; ends can be capped by GroES; misfolded proteins enter the barrel where they are refolded when GroES binds): MPKMLLYHEEARRALEHGVNRLADVVKITLGPKGRNVVIEKKFGSPTITHDGVTVAKEIELEDPFENAGAQLVREVATKTNDIAGDGTTTATVLAQAMIKEGLKNVAAGANPMALKRGIDRAVEALVAALRAEAKPVETKAAVAQVASISAHDESVGALIADAMDKVGKDGVITVEESKGMETTVETVEGMQFDKGYISPYMVTDPEKMEAIVEDPYILITDKKISAVKDLLPALERIVQVNRPFVLIAEDVEGEALATLVVNKLRGTLQGVAVKAPAFGDRRKAMLQDIAILTGGQVVTEELGLKLENVDLSMLGRARQVKVGKEETIIVGGSGKQAEIQKRISELRKQIDETESDYDREKLQERLGKMVGGVGVIKVGAASETELKEKKHRVEDALSTARAAVEEGIVPGGGTALIGVLSALDKVKAEGDEATGVDIVRRAVEEPLRQLARNAGREGSVIVEKVKAGKAGWGFNVLSEEYQDMMKAGIVDPCKVTRSALQNAASVASMLLTSEVLIVDKPEEEKESPMPPTPPM; the protein is encoded by the coding sequence ATGCCGAAGATGTTGTTGTACCACGAGGAGGCGAGGCGGGCCCTCGAGCACGGGGTGAACCGCCTGGCCGACGTCGTCAAGATCACCCTCGGCCCGAAGGGGCGCAACGTCGTCATCGAAAAGAAGTTTGGGTCGCCGACGATCACGCACGACGGCGTGACGGTGGCGAAGGAGATCGAGCTGGAGGATCCGTTCGAGAACGCGGGCGCCCAGCTCGTGCGCGAGGTCGCGACGAAGACGAACGACATCGCCGGCGACGGGACGACGACGGCGACGGTGCTGGCTCAGGCGATGATCAAGGAAGGGTTGAAGAACGTCGCCGCCGGCGCGAACCCGATGGCGCTGAAGCGCGGGATCGATCGAGCGGTCGAGGCGCTGGTGGCGGCGCTGCGGGCCGAGGCGAAGCCGGTCGAGACCAAGGCGGCGGTCGCGCAGGTGGCCAGCATCTCCGCGCACGACGAGTCGGTCGGCGCGCTGATCGCCGACGCCATGGACAAGGTCGGCAAGGACGGCGTCATCACCGTGGAGGAGTCCAAGGGGATGGAGACCACGGTCGAGACCGTGGAGGGGATGCAGTTCGACAAGGGCTACATCTCGCCGTACATGGTGACCGACCCGGAGAAGATGGAAGCCATCGTCGAGGATCCGTACATCCTGATCACCGACAAGAAGATCAGCGCGGTGAAGGACCTGCTGCCGGCGCTGGAACGGATCGTCCAGGTGAACCGGCCGTTCGTCCTGATCGCGGAGGACGTGGAAGGCGAAGCCTTGGCGACGCTCGTCGTGAACAAGCTCCGCGGGACGCTGCAGGGGGTCGCGGTCAAGGCGCCGGCGTTCGGTGACCGCCGGAAGGCCATGCTGCAGGACATCGCCATCCTCACCGGGGGCCAGGTGGTGACCGAGGAGCTGGGGCTGAAGCTCGAAAACGTCGATCTGAGCATGCTGGGCCGGGCGCGGCAGGTGAAGGTCGGGAAAGAGGAGACGATCATCGTCGGCGGTTCGGGGAAGCAGGCCGAGATCCAGAAGCGGATCAGCGAGCTTCGCAAGCAGATCGACGAGACCGAGAGCGACTACGACCGCGAGAAGCTGCAGGAGCGTCTCGGGAAGATGGTCGGCGGCGTCGGCGTGATCAAGGTCGGCGCGGCCAGCGAGACCGAACTGAAGGAGAAGAAGCACCGCGTCGAGGACGCGCTGTCCACGGCGCGCGCGGCCGTCGAGGAGGGGATCGTTCCCGGCGGGGGCACCGCGCTGATCGGGGTGCTGTCGGCGCTCGACAAGGTGAAGGCGGAAGGGGACGAGGCGACCGGGGTGGACATCGTCCGGCGCGCCGTCGAGGAGCCGCTGCGTCAGCTCGCCCGCAACGCCGGCCGCGAGGGCTCGGTGATCGTGGAAAAGGTCAAGGCCGGTAAGGCGGGCTGGGGGTTCAACGTCCTGTCGGAGGAGTACCAGGATATGATGAAGGCCGGCATCGTGGATCCCTGCAAGGTCACCCGCTCGGCATTGCAGAACGCGGCGAGCGTGGCCTCCATGCTGCTGACGAGCGAGGTCCTGATCGTCGACAAGCCGGAGGAGGAGAAGGAGTCGCCGATGCCCCCGACTCCTCCCATGTAG
- a CDS encoding glycosyltransferase family 39 protein, translated as MGALALLRIVVAAHTPIIDDEGYYWLWSRHLALSYLDHPPLVAWLDAATTAGGRAEWLLRLPAMLATVGTTLVLYLLGRDLFDRRSGLRAAALHLAVPVFALQAIDAIPDPLLYIWWTLAMWAFWRAVRGDRWGWWACGLALGLGMLSKESMAVLPIAFLGVLARPSERRWWRTSGPYLAAALAAALAAPIVFWNVQHGWASLRFWLHVGGSGGPPAGNPPGWGVLANAAVQFAYGGPLLFPMMMWALWRAWRLGRGDERYAFLVLASVPTLLLVALAAALGVDRANWAAPAYLAAVVALGALWPGRAAAAAMVSSLALSLVVLVLVAAIPWLPAPLRWDELYGWREVTAEIVRRAGALHDPGRVLLLGQRYNQASYFGYYAADRMPVSTGRTSEFAFWAPPDRFVGWQGIAAIDAREAVGALRGDCTRLLEQLPYNVTFPGGGTRTFRIFRCVGFRGTPRVP; from the coding sequence GTGGGGGCGCTTGCCCTCCTCCGGATCGTGGTCGCCGCGCACACACCGATCATCGACGACGAAGGGTACTATTGGCTCTGGTCGCGTCACCTCGCCCTCTCCTACCTCGACCATCCGCCGCTGGTGGCGTGGTTGGACGCGGCGACCACCGCGGGGGGAAGAGCGGAGTGGCTGCTGCGGCTCCCGGCGATGCTGGCGACGGTCGGGACCACGCTCGTCCTTTACCTCCTCGGCCGCGATCTGTTCGATCGGCGGTCGGGGCTCCGCGCCGCCGCGCTGCACCTGGCCGTCCCGGTCTTCGCGCTGCAGGCGATCGACGCCATCCCCGACCCGCTGCTGTACATCTGGTGGACGCTGGCGATGTGGGCCTTCTGGCGGGCCGTGCGCGGGGACCGCTGGGGCTGGTGGGCGTGCGGCCTCGCGCTCGGCCTTGGGATGTTGAGCAAGGAGTCGATGGCCGTGCTCCCCATCGCGTTCCTTGGGGTGCTGGCCCGGCCGTCGGAACGACGCTGGTGGCGGACGTCCGGCCCCTATCTCGCCGCGGCGCTCGCGGCGGCGCTCGCCGCCCCCATCGTTTTCTGGAACGTCCAGCACGGGTGGGCCTCGCTCCGCTTCTGGCTGCACGTCGGCGGGTCCGGAGGCCCCCCGGCCGGCAACCCGCCGGGGTGGGGGGTGCTCGCCAACGCCGCGGTGCAGTTCGCGTACGGCGGCCCGCTCCTGTTCCCGATGATGATGTGGGCGCTGTGGCGGGCATGGCGCCTCGGGCGCGGCGACGAGCGCTACGCCTTTCTCGTCCTGGCGAGCGTGCCGACCCTGCTGCTGGTCGCGCTGGCGGCGGCGCTGGGCGTCGATCGGGCCAATTGGGCGGCGCCCGCGTATCTCGCGGCGGTGGTGGCGTTGGGGGCGCTGTGGCCGGGCCGCGCCGCCGCGGCGGCGATGGTCAGTTCCCTGGCACTGTCGTTGGTCGTGCTGGTGCTCGTCGCGGCGATCCCTTGGCTCCCGGCGCCCCTGCGGTGGGATGAGCTGTACGGGTGGCGAGAAGTGACGGCGGAGATCGTGCGCCGCGCCGGCGCGCTCCACGATCCCGGGCGGGTGCTGCTGTTGGGGCAGCGGTACAACCAGGCGAGCTACTTCGGCTACTACGCCGCGGATCGGATGCCGGTGAGCACGGGTCGGACGAGCGAGTTTGCCTTCTGGGCTCCGCCCGACCGGTTCGTCGGCTGGCAGGGGATCGCGGCCATCGACGCCCGCGAGGCGGTGGGGGCGCTCCGCGGGGACTGCACGCGCCTGCTCGAGCAGCTGCCGTATAACGTGACCTTTCCGGGAGGCGGCACGAGGACGTTTCGCATTTTCCGCTGTGTGGGGTTTCGCGGGACCCCACGCGTCCCGTAG